A region from the Buchnera aphidicola (Astegopteryx bambusae) genome encodes:
- the rplK gene encoding 50S ribosomal protein L11 produces MSKKIISYIKLQIPSGMANPSPPVGPALGQKGINIMEFCKNFNEKTKKLEKGIPIPVIISVFSDKTFTFITKTPPASILLKKLAKIKKGSGKNKIEKIGKISKKQIKEISKIKMKDMNSTNINKISLSIIGTAKSIGLTIED; encoded by the coding sequence ATGTCAAAAAAAATAATAAGTTATATAAAATTGCAAATTCCATCAGGTATGGCAAATCCTAGCCCACCAGTAGGTCCAGCATTAGGACAAAAAGGAATAAATATAATGGAATTTTGTAAAAATTTTAATGAAAAAACAAAAAAATTAGAAAAAGGTATTCCAATACCAGTAATAATATCTGTTTTTTCTGATAAAACATTTACATTTATAACAAAAACTCCACCAGCATCAATATTATTAAAAAAATTAGCAAAAATAAAAAAAGGATCAGGAAAAAACAAAATAGAAAAAATAGGAAAAATTAGTAAAAAACAAATAAAAGAAATATCAAAAATAAAAATGAAAGACATGAACAGTACAAATATAAATAAAATTTCTCTTTCCATAATAGGAACTGCTAAATCTATAGGTCTAACAATAGAAGATTAA
- the rplJ gene encoding 50S ribosomal protein L10, with the protein MILKRNKKKHIIKEIYNLSKKSKSAIIINFSGISTNEINKFRKISSKKNVIIKVIKNTLLKMSIQKTNYKCLKKIIKGPTLIAYSMKHPGSAVRLIKKNKKDYKLKPIIGSLEGKLISIKKLLIIPTYKESIIKLINFLKEICIIRLIKIINIIKLKKEKKK; encoded by the coding sequence ATGATATTAAAAAGAAATAAAAAAAAACATATTATAAAAGAAATATACAATCTTTCAAAAAAATCAAAATCAGCTATTATAATAAATTTTTCTGGAATCAGTACAAATGAAATAAACAAGTTTAGAAAAATATCTTCAAAAAAAAATGTAATTATAAAAGTTATAAAAAACACATTATTAAAAATGTCAATACAAAAAACAAACTATAAATGTTTGAAAAAAATAATAAAAGGACCTACATTAATTGCATATTCTATGAAACATCCAGGATCTGCCGTTAGACTTATAAAAAAAAATAAAAAAGATTATAAATTAAAACCAATAATAGGATCATTAGAAGGAAAATTAATCTCTATTAAAAAATTGCTAATTATACCAACATACAAAGAATCAATAATCAAATTGATTAACTTTTTAAAGGAAATATGCATAATTAGATTAATAAAAATAATTAATATAATAAAATTAAAAAAAGAAAAAAAAAAATAA
- the rpoC gene encoding DNA-directed RNA polymerase subunit beta' has translation MKNLLKFLKGKTKTIEFDSIKISLSSPDVVRSWSFGEVKKPETINYRTFKPEREGLFCAKIFGPVKDYECLCGKYKRLKHRGVICEKCGVEVTKSKVRRDRMGHIELASPIAHIWFLKSLPSRIGLLLNIPLKDIEKVLYFESYIVINSGNTNLKKKQILSEEQYINSIKEFGNDFVANMGAEAIQTLLKNINLKKISLKLRKKFKNINSDNKRKKISKRIKLIDSFLQSDNKPEWMIFNVLPVLPPDLRPLVPLDGGRFATSDLNDLYRRVINRNNRLKRLLELSAPEIIVRNEKRMLQEAVDALLDNGRRGKAIIGSNKRPLKSLADMIKGKQGRFRQNLLGKRVDYSGRSVITVGPYLKLNQCGLPKKMALELFKPFIYGKLESKGLANTIKSAKKMVEREDPIVWDILDKVIKKHPILLNRAPTLHRLGIQAFQPILIEGKAIQLHPLVCAAYNADFDGDQMAVHIPLTIQAQKEASSLMMSTKNVLSPANGEPIIVPSQDVVLGLYYMTREKINSKGEGSILTGSDEAERLYYSDKASLHAKVKVRIFEYKKTENKNFKKNVSIINTTIGRSILWKIIPKGLSFSLINKTLEKKSISEILNICYRTLGTKKTVILADQIMYTGFKYAAKSGSSVGIDDMVIPKEKYDIISDAETEVSEIQEQFHSGLVTAGERYNKVIDIWSNANEKVSKAMMKNLSIEKILNKNGKLKKQISFNSIFIMADSGARGSAAQIRQLAGMRGLMAKPDGSIIETPIIANFREGLNVLQYFISTHGARKGLADTALKTANSGYLTRRLVDVAQDLVITENDCKTKDGMSIFITIENGEIKEYLRDKVLGRVISENIKTPKTNKILIKKNTLLNENLCKKLEKYSINKIKVRTVVKCETEFGVCAQCYGRDLSRGKLVNKGEAIGVIAAQSIGEPGTQLTMRTFHIGGAASRLVTESSIKIKSSGIINLHNAKTVKKKNGNIIIISRNVELRITDKYGRIKENHKIPYGAILKKYNNKKVNSGEIVAQWDPHSIPIISEINGYVKFSEIIEGQSVIKQTDELTGLSYIKVLDTSERTIIGKDLRPSIKIINKNKKDIQENNAKNNYKYFLPGKSIIQFENNEKIYSGDVIAKVPQESSVTKDITGGLPRVADLFEARKSKELAILAEISGKISFGKETKGKRRLIITSKNKKKLYEEMIPKWRQLNVFEGEIVEKGDIISDGTESPHDILRLRGVISVTKYIINEVQEVYKLQGVKINDKHIEVIIRQMLRKATILNPGDSKFLHEEQVEYSKIVLENKILKKKNKKTATFNRNLLGITKASLATESFISAASFQETTRVLTESSISGKKDELRGLKENVIVGRLIPAGTGYKYHKKRAKLIEKRKNQIKQSKKNITTVEEASANLSEMLNSNL, from the coding sequence TTGAAAAATTTACTAAAATTTTTAAAAGGAAAAACAAAAACTATAGAATTTGATTCTATAAAAATTTCATTATCTTCTCCTGATGTTGTAAGATCATGGTCATTTGGAGAAGTAAAAAAACCTGAAACTATAAACTATAGAACATTCAAACCAGAAAGAGAAGGATTATTTTGTGCAAAAATTTTTGGACCTGTAAAAGATTATGAATGTTTATGCGGAAAATATAAAAGATTAAAACACAGAGGAGTAATATGCGAAAAATGTGGGGTAGAAGTTACAAAAAGTAAAGTTAGAAGAGATAGAATGGGGCATATAGAATTAGCATCTCCAATAGCACATATTTGGTTCTTAAAATCTTTACCATCAAGAATAGGATTATTACTTAATATACCATTAAAAGACATAGAAAAAGTATTATATTTTGAATCATATATAGTAATAAATTCTGGAAATACGAATTTAAAAAAAAAACAAATATTGTCTGAAGAACAATATATAAATTCAATAAAAGAGTTTGGAAATGATTTTGTCGCAAACATGGGAGCTGAAGCAATTCAAACATTATTAAAAAATATAAATTTGAAGAAGATATCTTTAAAATTACGAAAAAAATTTAAAAACATTAATTCTGATAATAAAAGAAAAAAAATTTCTAAAAGAATAAAATTAATAGACTCATTTTTGCAATCTGATAATAAACCAGAATGGATGATTTTTAATGTACTACCAGTATTACCCCCAGATTTAAGACCATTAGTACCATTAGATGGAGGAAGATTTGCAACATCTGATTTAAACGATTTATATAGAAGAGTAATAAATAGAAACAACAGATTAAAAAGATTATTAGAATTATCTGCTCCAGAAATAATAGTAAGAAATGAAAAAAGAATGTTACAAGAAGCAGTAGATGCTTTATTAGATAATGGAAGAAGAGGAAAAGCAATCATAGGATCTAATAAAAGACCTTTAAAATCATTAGCAGACATGATAAAAGGAAAGCAAGGAAGATTTAGACAAAATTTATTAGGAAAACGTGTTGACTATTCAGGAAGATCTGTAATAACAGTTGGTCCATATTTAAAACTTAATCAATGCGGTCTTCCAAAAAAAATGGCTTTAGAACTTTTTAAACCATTTATATATGGAAAATTAGAATCTAAAGGATTAGCTAATACAATAAAATCTGCAAAAAAAATGGTAGAAAGAGAAGATCCAATAGTTTGGGACATATTAGATAAAGTAATAAAAAAACATCCTATTTTATTAAACAGAGCGCCAACATTACACAGATTAGGAATACAAGCATTTCAACCAATCTTGATAGAAGGAAAAGCTATTCAATTACATCCATTAGTATGTGCTGCATATAATGCTGATTTTGATGGAGATCAAATGGCTGTACACATTCCTCTTACGATACAAGCACAAAAAGAAGCATCATCATTAATGATGTCTACAAAAAATGTTTTATCACCAGCAAACGGTGAACCAATAATAGTTCCTTCTCAAGATGTTGTTTTAGGATTATATTATATGACAAGAGAAAAAATAAATTCTAAAGGAGAAGGATCTATTTTAACAGGATCTGATGAAGCAGAAAGACTATATTATTCTGACAAAGCGTCATTACATGCAAAAGTTAAAGTAAGAATTTTTGAATATAAAAAAACAGAAAACAAAAATTTTAAAAAAAATGTTAGCATAATAAATACTACAATAGGAAGATCTATTTTATGGAAAATAATACCAAAAGGGTTATCTTTTTCATTAATAAACAAAACATTAGAAAAAAAATCAATTTCTGAAATATTAAATATATGTTATAGAACCTTAGGAACAAAAAAAACAGTAATATTAGCAGATCAAATAATGTATACAGGATTTAAATATGCTGCAAAATCCGGATCATCAGTAGGAATAGATGATATGGTGATACCAAAAGAAAAATATGACATTATATCTGATGCTGAAACAGAAGTTTCAGAAATACAAGAACAATTTCATTCAGGATTAGTAACCGCAGGAGAAAGATATAACAAAGTTATAGACATATGGTCAAATGCAAATGAAAAAGTTTCTAAAGCTATGATGAAAAATTTATCAATAGAAAAAATACTAAATAAAAATGGAAAATTAAAAAAACAAATATCATTTAACAGTATTTTTATTATGGCTGACTCAGGAGCAAGAGGATCCGCTGCTCAAATAAGACAATTAGCAGGTATGAGAGGACTAATGGCTAAACCAGATGGATCTATAATAGAAACTCCGATAATAGCAAATTTTAGAGAAGGTCTTAACGTACTACAATATTTTATATCCACTCATGGGGCTAGAAAAGGATTAGCTGACACTGCATTAAAAACAGCGAATTCTGGATATTTAACTAGAAGATTAGTAGATGTTGCGCAAGATTTAGTAATTACAGAAAATGATTGCAAAACTAAAGATGGAATGTCTATTTTTATAACAATAGAAAATGGAGAAATAAAAGAATATTTAAGAGATAAAGTTTTAGGAAGAGTAATTTCAGAAAATATAAAAACACCTAAAACTAACAAAATTTTAATAAAAAAAAATACTTTATTAAATGAAAATTTATGCAAAAAATTAGAAAAATATTCTATCAATAAAATAAAAGTTAGAACAGTAGTAAAGTGTGAAACTGAATTTGGTGTATGTGCTCAATGTTATGGAAGGGATTTATCAAGAGGTAAACTAGTAAATAAAGGAGAAGCAATTGGAGTTATAGCTGCACAATCTATAGGTGAACCAGGAACTCAACTTACTATGAGAACTTTTCACATCGGAGGAGCTGCTTCTAGATTAGTAACAGAGTCTAGTATAAAAATAAAAAGTTCTGGAATAATAAATTTACATAACGCAAAAACAGTTAAAAAAAAAAATGGTAATATAATAATTATTTCTAGAAACGTAGAGCTAAGAATAACTGATAAATATGGAAGAATAAAAGAAAATCACAAAATACCATATGGTGCTATATTAAAAAAATATAATAATAAAAAAGTAAATTCAGGAGAAATTGTAGCACAATGGGATCCTCATTCAATACCGATAATTTCTGAAATAAATGGATATGTAAAATTTTCAGAAATAATAGAAGGTCAAAGTGTAATTAAACAAACAGATGAATTAACAGGATTATCTTATATAAAAGTATTAGATACTTCTGAAAGAACGATTATAGGAAAAGATTTAAGACCATCAATAAAAATTATAAATAAAAATAAAAAAGACATACAAGAAAATAATGCAAAAAACAATTATAAATATTTTTTACCTGGTAAATCAATAATACAATTTGAAAATAATGAAAAAATATATTCTGGAGATGTAATAGCAAAAGTGCCTCAAGAATCTAGTGTAACTAAAGACATTACTGGAGGATTACCTAGAGTCGCGGATTTATTTGAAGCAAGAAAATCAAAAGAGTTAGCTATATTAGCAGAAATAAGTGGAAAAATATCTTTTGGAAAAGAAACAAAGGGTAAAAGAAGACTAATAATTACTTCAAAAAATAAAAAAAAATTATACGAAGAAATGATACCTAAATGGAGGCAACTTAATGTTTTTGAGGGAGAAATAGTAGAAAAAGGAGATATAATTTCAGATGGAACAGAATCTCCGCATGACATATTAAGATTAAGAGGAGTAATATCTGTTACTAAATATATAATAAATGAAGTTCAAGAAGTATATAAATTACAAGGTGTAAAAATAAATGATAAACATATAGAAGTTATAATTAGGCAAATGTTAAGAAAAGCTACTATATTAAATCCAGGAGATTCAAAATTTTTACATGAAGAACAAGTAGAGTATTCAAAAATAGTTTTAGAAAATAAAATCTTAAAGAAAAAAAATAAAAAAACAGCAACATTTAATAGAAATTTATTAGGAATAACAAAAGCATCTTTAGCAACAGAATCTTTTATTTCTGCTGCATCATTTCAAGAAACTACTAGAGTTTTAACAGAATCTTCAATATCTGGCAAAAAAGATGAGTTGAGAGGTTTAAAAGAAAATGTAATAGTTGGAAGATTAATACCTGCTGGTACAGGATATAAATATCATAAAAAAAGAGCTAAACTAATAGAAAAAAGAAAAAATCAAATTAAACAATCAAAAAAAAATATTACCACTGTAGAAGAAGCTTCAGCTAATTTATCAGAAATGTTAAATTCTAATTTATAA
- the rpoB gene encoding DNA-directed RNA polymerase subunit beta, with amino-acid sequence MVFTYTEKKRIRKNFSKRPKILEIPYLLSVQINSFKKFIKKDKKNIYGLESAFKSVFPIKNYNSTAELKYIDYKLGKNAFNVKECHTRGLTYSSPLKVKLKLIIYEQEEKKKKIKKIEEQEVYMGDIPLMTKNGTFIINGTERVVVSQLHRSPGVFFDSDKGKTNSSGKILYSARIIPYRGSWLDFEFDQKDNLFVRIDRRRKLPISIFLKAMNYDEKKILNIFFKKDIFEIIKNNVYMHLYPERLRGERIFFNIKYKNKIYVKKGKKITIKHIKKLKKNKIKKIKVPNEYLIGKISANDYFDKKNKKIIISSNTAFCLKTIKKIIKSNINCIKTIYTNDLDQGPYISNTIKLDANKDKTQSLIEIYRMMRPGEPPAKEAATNLFNNLFFCEDRYDLSIVGRMKLNKSLSRNYITGPTILEKKDIIDVIKKLIDIRNGNGKIDDIDHLGNRRIRSVGEMVENQFRVGLVRVERSVKERLSLNNLDSLIPKDVVNAKPISASIKEFFGSSQLSQFMDQNNPLAEITHKRRISALGVGGLTRERAGFEVRDVHPTHYGRVCPIETPEGPNIGLINSLSVYAKINKYGFLETPYRKVSKGIVTNKICYLSAIEEYEYIIAQANTNINEKNKFTEDLITCRSKGESGLFHPNKIDYMDVSTQQIVSVGASLIPFLEHDDANRALMGANMQRQAVPTLKAEKPLIGTGMERCVAKDSGAMIISKRNGKVQYVDASKIVIKSKEKNNIDELGIDIYNLTKYARSNQNTCINQTPCVKINEKVLKGDILADGTSTDLGELALGQNLRVAFMPWNGYNFEDSILISEKVVKENRFTTIHIQELACISRDTKLGSEEITSDIPNIGEHALSKLDESGIIYIGAEVKENDILVGKVTPKGETQLTPEEKLLRAIFGEKASDVKDSSLRVPNGIVGTVIDIQIFTRDGVKKDKRTIEIEKSNIEKSKKNLLEKFNILKKNILKIFCKIIKIKNVKETEITKIIKKNFFKKNINTKKKNQIKILLEKYKKIKKELKKNINITKKKILKGDDLAPGILKVVKVYLAVKRQIQVGDKMAGRHGNKGVISKINPIEDMPYDKFGHPIDIVLNPLGVPSRMNIGQILETHLGMAAKGIGNKIKKMLKNKKHINKIKKYIQKIFNVGKNIQQKINFDKFSDIEILNLAKNFTKGMPISTPVFDGATEKEIKKMLKLADCPKSGQIKLFDGKTGEQFERPVTVGYMYMLKLNHLIDDKMHARSTGSYSLITQQPLGGKAQFGGQRFGEMEVWALEAYGASHTLQEMLTVKSDDVNGRTKIYKNIVDGNYKMNPGMPESFNVLLKEIRSLGINIELENK; translated from the coding sequence ATGGTTTTTACTTATACCGAAAAAAAAAGAATAAGAAAAAATTTTAGCAAAAGACCAAAAATATTAGAAATACCATATTTATTATCTGTTCAAATAAATTCATTCAAAAAATTTATAAAAAAAGATAAAAAAAATATATATGGATTAGAATCTGCTTTCAAATCAGTATTTCCAATAAAAAATTATAATTCAACTGCTGAACTAAAATATATAGATTATAAATTAGGAAAAAATGCATTTAATGTAAAAGAATGTCATACTAGAGGATTAACATATTCCTCTCCATTAAAAGTAAAATTAAAATTAATAATATATGAACAAGAAGAAAAAAAAAAGAAAATAAAAAAAATAGAAGAACAAGAAGTATATATGGGAGACATACCATTAATGACAAAAAATGGTACTTTTATAATTAATGGTACAGAAAGAGTAGTAGTTTCACAATTACATAGAAGTCCTGGAGTGTTTTTTGACAGTGATAAAGGAAAAACTAATTCATCTGGAAAAATATTATATAGTGCTAGAATAATTCCTTATAGAGGATCATGGTTAGATTTTGAATTTGATCAAAAAGATAATTTGTTTGTAAGAATAGATAGAAGAAGAAAATTACCAATTAGCATATTTTTAAAAGCAATGAATTACGATGAAAAAAAAATATTAAATATATTTTTTAAAAAAGATATTTTTGAAATAATAAAAAACAATGTTTACATGCATTTGTATCCTGAAAGATTAAGAGGAGAAAGAATATTCTTTAACATTAAATATAAAAATAAAATATATGTAAAAAAAGGAAAAAAAATAACAATAAAACACATAAAAAAATTAAAAAAAAATAAAATAAAAAAGATAAAAGTTCCAAATGAATATTTAATAGGAAAAATTTCTGCTAATGATTATTTTGATAAAAAAAATAAAAAAATTATAATATCTTCAAATACTGCATTTTGTTTAAAAACTATCAAAAAAATAATAAAATCTAACATAAATTGTATAAAAACAATATATACCAATGATCTAGATCAAGGACCTTACATATCCAACACAATAAAACTAGATGCTAATAAAGACAAAACACAATCTTTAATAGAAATATATAGAATGATGAGACCAGGCGAACCTCCTGCAAAAGAAGCAGCGACAAATTTATTTAATAACTTATTTTTCTGTGAAGACAGATATGATTTGTCCATAGTTGGAAGAATGAAATTAAATAAATCACTGTCTAGAAATTATATAACAGGACCAACAATTTTAGAAAAAAAAGATATTATAGATGTAATAAAAAAATTAATAGATATAAGAAATGGAAATGGGAAAATAGATGATATAGATCATTTAGGAAATAGAAGAATAAGATCAGTAGGAGAAATGGTAGAAAATCAATTTAGAGTTGGATTGGTTAGAGTAGAAAGATCAGTTAAAGAAAGATTATCACTAAATAATTTAGATTCACTTATTCCAAAAGATGTAGTAAATGCAAAACCAATATCAGCATCTATAAAAGAATTCTTTGGTTCAAGTCAATTATCACAGTTCATGGATCAAAATAATCCATTAGCAGAAATCACTCACAAAAGAAGAATATCTGCATTAGGAGTAGGAGGATTAACTAGAGAAAGAGCTGGATTTGAAGTGAGAGATGTACATCCAACACATTATGGAAGAGTATGTCCAATAGAAACACCAGAAGGTCCAAATATAGGATTAATAAATTCATTATCAGTTTATGCAAAAATAAACAAATATGGCTTTTTAGAAACTCCATATAGAAAGGTATCAAAAGGAATTGTAACTAATAAAATATGTTATTTATCAGCAATAGAAGAATATGAATATATAATAGCTCAAGCTAATACCAATATAAACGAAAAAAATAAATTTACAGAAGATTTAATAACTTGCAGAAGCAAAGGAGAATCAGGATTATTTCATCCTAATAAAATTGATTATATGGATGTTTCAACTCAACAAATTGTATCAGTAGGAGCATCTTTAATACCTTTTTTAGAACATGATGATGCAAATAGAGCATTAATGGGTGCTAACATGCAAAGACAAGCAGTTCCTACTTTAAAAGCAGAAAAACCATTAATAGGAACTGGAATGGAAAGATGTGTAGCTAAAGATTCAGGAGCAATGATAATTTCAAAAAGAAATGGAAAAGTTCAATATGTCGATGCATCTAAAATAGTAATAAAATCAAAAGAAAAAAATAATATAGATGAATTAGGAATAGATATTTACAACTTAACTAAATATGCAAGATCAAATCAAAACACATGTATAAATCAAACCCCATGTGTAAAAATTAATGAAAAAGTATTAAAGGGTGATATATTAGCTGATGGCACATCTACAGATTTAGGAGAACTGGCATTAGGTCAAAATTTAAGAGTAGCATTTATGCCATGGAATGGATATAACTTTGAAGATTCAATATTAATATCAGAAAAAGTAGTTAAAGAAAATAGATTTACAACTATACATATACAAGAACTAGCATGTATTTCTAGAGATACAAAATTAGGATCTGAAGAAATAACATCAGATATCCCAAATATAGGAGAGCATGCATTATCAAAATTAGATGAATCAGGAATAATATACATAGGAGCTGAAGTAAAAGAAAATGACATATTAGTCGGAAAAGTCACTCCAAAAGGGGAAACTCAACTGACACCAGAAGAAAAATTATTAAGAGCAATTTTTGGAGAAAAAGCATCTGATGTAAAAGATTCTTCTTTAAGAGTGCCAAACGGTATAGTAGGGACAGTAATAGACATACAAATATTTACAAGAGATGGTGTAAAAAAAGACAAAAGAACCATAGAAATTGAAAAGTCAAATATAGAAAAATCAAAAAAAAATTTATTAGAAAAATTTAATATTTTAAAAAAAAATATATTAAAAATTTTTTGTAAAATTATAAAAATAAAAAATGTAAAAGAAACAGAAATAACAAAAATTATAAAAAAAAACTTTTTTAAAAAAAATATAAATACTAAAAAAAAGAATCAAATAAAAATTTTACTAGAAAAATATAAAAAAATAAAAAAAGAACTAAAAAAAAATATAAACATAACTAAAAAAAAAATACTAAAAGGAGACGATTTAGCACCTGGAATTTTAAAAGTGGTAAAAGTATATCTAGCAGTAAAAAGACAAATACAAGTCGGGGACAAAATGGCTGGAAGGCATGGAAATAAAGGAGTAATATCAAAAATAAATCCTATAGAAGATATGCCTTATGATAAATTTGGACATCCAATAGATATAGTTTTAAATCCTCTTGGAGTGCCATCAAGAATGAACATAGGTCAAATATTAGAAACACATCTTGGAATGGCTGCTAAGGGAATAGGAAATAAAATAAAAAAAATGTTAAAAAATAAAAAACATATAAATAAAATAAAAAAATATATACAAAAAATATTCAACGTTGGAAAAAATATACAACAAAAAATAAATTTTGACAAATTTTCAGACATAGAAATATTAAATTTAGCAAAAAATTTTACAAAAGGAATGCCAATATCTACCCCAGTTTTTGATGGAGCTACAGAAAAAGAAATAAAAAAAATGTTAAAATTAGCTGATTGTCCAAAATCAGGACAAATAAAATTATTTGATGGAAAAACTGGAGAACAATTTGAAAGACCTGTAACAGTAGGATATATGTATATGTTAAAATTAAATCACTTAATAGATGATAAAATGCATGCAAGATCCACTGGATCATATAGTTTAATTACACAACAACCATTAGGAGGAAAAGCTCAATTTGGAGGTCAAAGATTTGGAGAAATGGAAGTATGGGCATTAGAAGCATATGGTGCATCTCATACGCTTCAAGAAATGTTAACAGTAAAATCAGATGATGTAAACGGAAGAACAAAAATATACAAAAACATTGTAGATGGCAATTATAAAATGAACCCAGGAATGCCTGAATCATTTAATGTTTTATTAAAAGAAATAAGATCCTTGGGTATAAATATTGAATTAGAAAATAAATAA
- the rplA gene encoding 50S ribosomal protein L1 produces MKKKSKRMKQIKKNIKKKIYNIDECINILKKTSNVKFLESIDISINLNIDTKQNEQNIKNVVMLPHGLGKKIKTLVFTKGKNIELAKQAKADYIYQYNIENIKKKINKFDVIISSPDSMSIVGKFGHILGPRGLMPNIKFETITNDIFNAIKKIKKGQIRYKNDKNGIIHTSIGKINFTTTQIKENFFAFLKSLIKTKPSKIKGEFFKKIYFSTTMGGSIQINHSDLNI; encoded by the coding sequence ATGAAAAAAAAAAGCAAAAGAATGAAACAAATAAAAAAAAATATAAAAAAAAAAATATATAATATTGATGAATGTATAAATATTTTAAAAAAAACATCAAATGTAAAATTTTTAGAAAGCATAGATATATCTATAAATCTTAATATAGACACAAAACAAAATGAACAAAATATAAAAAATGTAGTTATGTTGCCTCATGGATTAGGAAAAAAAATAAAAACATTAGTTTTTACAAAAGGAAAAAATATAGAATTAGCAAAACAAGCAAAAGCAGATTACATTTATCAATATAACATAGAAAATATAAAAAAGAAAATTAACAAATTTGATGTAATAATTTCTTCTCCAGATTCCATGAGTATAGTCGGAAAATTTGGACATATATTAGGTCCTAGAGGATTAATGCCAAACATAAAATTTGAAACAATAACAAATGATATATTCAATGCAATTAAAAAAATAAAAAAAGGACAAATAAGATATAAAAACGACAAAAATGGAATAATACATACTTCTATAGGCAAAATAAATTTTACAACAACACAAATAAAAGAAAACTTTTTTGCATTTCTCAAATCATTAATAAAAACAAAACCTTCCAAAATAAAAGGTGAATTTTTTAAAAAAATTTATTTTTCTACTACTATGGGTGGATCTATACAAATAAATCATTCTGATTTAAATATATAA
- the rplL gene encoding 50S ribosomal protein L7/L12 — protein sequence MSISKTKIVEEIEKMSVKNVLDLIKKMEKKFKISSEDISTNTKILKTNSKKEKTEFKIFLKSIGPNKISVIKAIRSITNLGLKESKDLVESAPTIVKENVNKKESEILKNTLEKSGATIEIK from the coding sequence ATGTCAATAAGCAAAACAAAAATAGTAGAAGAAATAGAAAAAATGTCTGTAAAAAATGTATTAGATTTAATTAAAAAAATGGAAAAAAAATTTAAAATATCATCTGAAGACATATCTACTAATACAAAAATTTTAAAAACAAATTCAAAAAAAGAAAAAACAGAATTTAAAATTTTTTTAAAATCTATAGGACCAAACAAAATATCCGTAATAAAAGCAATAAGAAGCATTACAAATTTAGGATTAAAAGAATCAAAAGATTTAGTAGAATCCGCTCCTACAATTGTAAAAGAAAATGTAAATAAAAAAGAATCAGAAATTTTAAAAAATACATTAGAAAAATCTGGAGCAACAATAGAAATAAAATAA
- the secE gene encoding preprotein translocase subunit SecE, whose amino-acid sequence MKKKNNKKIRIFYILSFFFLEILFFLYFYIKKNFISKIIFLTFSIFLILILISKTKKIKNFLKFIQETIIETKKINYPKKKEILYISIVVILITIITSSILWIIDNLIFYIVSNIISIRL is encoded by the coding sequence ATGAAAAAAAAAAATAACAAAAAAATTAGAATATTTTATATATTATCATTTTTTTTTTTAGAAATTTTATTCTTTTTATATTTTTATATAAAAAAAAATTTTATTAGCAAAATAATATTTTTAACTTTTTCTATTTTTTTAATTTTAATTTTAATAAGTAAAACAAAAAAAATTAAAAATTTTTTGAAATTTATACAAGAAACTATAATAGAAACAAAAAAAATAAATTATCCTAAAAAAAAAGAAATATTATATATATCTATTGTAGTGATATTAATAACTATAATCACATCAAGTATTTTATGGATAATAGATAATTTAATATTTTATATTGTATCAAATATTATATCTATAAGGTTATAA